One genomic region from Ursus arctos isolate Adak ecotype North America unplaced genomic scaffold, UrsArc2.0 scaffold_17, whole genome shotgun sequence encodes:
- the MBD1 gene encoding methyl-CpG-binding domain protein 1 isoform X8 — translation MAEDWLDCPALGPGWKRREVFRKSGATCGRSDTYYQSPTGDRIRSKVELTRYLGPACDLTLFDFKQGILCYPAPKPQPIAVPSRKRKKPSRPAKTRKRQVGPQKGEVRREAPGDETKADANTAPTSLPAPGCCENCGISFSGDGTRRQRLKTLCKDCRAQRIAFNREQRMFKRVGCGECAACRVTEDCGACSTCLLQLPHDVASGLFCKCEQRRCLRIVERSRGCGVCRGCQTREDCGRCRVCLRPPRPGLRRQWRCVQRRCLRHLAHRLRRHHQRCQRRPPLAVAPPAGKRSRRRGGCDSKMAARRRPPRTQPLPPVPPSQPPESPELHPRALAPSPPAEFIYYCVDEDELQPYTNRRQNRKCGACAACLRRMDCGHCDFCCDKPKFGGSNQKRQKCRWRQCLQFAMKRLLPSVWAGSEDGAGPPPPYSRRKRPGSARRPRLGQILKASLTTPTARSGRAQTPVKQETGSGFVLPPPGTDLVFLREGASSPVQVPGPAAASTEALLQEAQCPGLSWVVALPQVKQEKADAQEDWTPGTAILTSPVLLSGCPSKAVDPALPPVKQEPLDPEEDKEEESKDDSASDSAPEEEAGGAGTPVITEIFSLGGTRLRDTAVWLPSGFWMRPGSVSEHFHFVRETALENVI, via the exons ATGGCTGAGGACTGGCTGGACTGCCCAGCCTTGGGCCCTGGCTGGAAGCGCCGTGAGGTCTTTCGAAAGTCAGGTGCCACCTGTGGACGCTCAGACACCTATTACCAGAG CCCCACAGGAGACAGGATCCGAAGCAAAGTTGAGCTGACCCGATACCTGGGCCCTGCGTGCGACCTCACCCTCTTCGACTTCAAACAAGGCATTCTGTGCTATCCAGCCCCTAAG CCCCAGCCCATAGCTGTCCCTAGCAGGAAGCGGAAGAAGCCTTCACGGCCAGCCAAGACTCGGAAACGTCAGGTTGGACCCCAGAAGGGTGAGGTCAGAAGGGAGGCCCCAGGAGATGAGACCAAGGCTGATGCCAACACAGCCCCAACTTCACTCCCTGCACCTGG GTGCTGTGAGAACTGTGGAATCAGCTTCTCAGGAGATGGTACCCGAAGACAGCGGCTCAAGACATTATGCAAGGACTGCCGAG cGCAGAGAATTGCTTTCAACCGGGAGCAAAGGATGTTTAAG CGTGTGGGCTGCGGGGAGTGCGCGGCCTGCCGGGTAACCGAGGACTGCGGGGCCTGCTCCACCTGCCTTCTGCAGTTGCCCCATGATGTGGCCTCGGGGCTGTTCTGCAAGTGTGAGCAGAGACGGTGCCTGCGGATTGTGGAAAGG AGCCGAGGGTGTGGAGTATGCCGGGGCTGTCAGACCCGAGAGGACTGTGGCCGTTGTCGAGTCTGCCTTCGCCCTCCCCGCCCTGGTCTCAGGCGCCAGTGGAGGTGTGTCCAGAGGCGCTGCTTACGG CACCTTGCCCACCGTCTCCGTCGCCACCATCAGCGATGTCAACGACGCCCTCCCCTagctgtggctccccctgct GGTAAACGTAGCCGCCGCAGGGGAGGCTGCGACTCCAAGATGGCTGCCCGGCGGCGCCCCCCGCGAACCCAGCCACTGCCTCCAGTTCCCCCATCACAGCCTCCAGAGTCCCCAGAGCTG CACCCCAGAGCCCTGGCCCCCTCGCCACCTGCCGAGTTCATCTATTACTGTGTAGACGAGGACGAGCTA caGCCTTACACGAACCGTCGGCAGAACCGCAAGTGTGGGGCCTGTGCAGCCTGCCTACGCCGGATGGACTGTGGTCACTGCGACTTCTGCTGTGACAAGCCCAAATTTGGGGGCAGCAACCAGAAGCGCCAGAAGTGTCGTTGGCGCCAATGCCTGCAGTTTGCCATG AAGCGGCTGCTGCCTAGTGTCTGGGCAGGATCTGAGGATGGGGCAGGGCCGCCCCCACCTTACTCTCGTCGAAAGAGACCTGGCTCTGCTCGACGGCCCCGTCTGGGCCAGATACTGAAGGCCTCCTTGACCACACCCACAGCCCGATCAGGCCGTGCCCAGACTCCAGTGAAACAGGAAACAGGCAGTGGCTTTGTGCTACCCCCACCTGGCACCGACCTTGTGTTCTTACGGGAAGGTGCAAGCAGTCCTGTGCAGGTGCCTGGCCCTGCTGCAGCTTCCACAGAAGCCCTGTTGCAG GAGGCCCAGTGCCCTGGCCTGAGTTGGGTTGTGGCCTTACCCCAGGTGAAGCAAGAGAAGGCGGATGCCCAGGAAGACTGGACACCGGGCACAGCCATCCTGACTTCTCCTGTATTGCTGTCTGGCTGCCCCAGCAAG GCAGTagacccagccctgccacctgtgAAGCAAGAGCCACTGGACCCTGAGGAGGACAAGGAAGAAGAGAGCAAGGATGACTCCGCCTCCGACTCGGCcccagaggaggaggcaggaggggctggcACACCCGTG ATCACGGAGATTTTCAGCCTGGGTGGAACCCGCCTCCGGGACACAGCAGTCTGGTTGCCAAG tggCTTCTGGATGAGACCTGGCAGCGTTTCTGAACATTTCCATTTCGTCAGAGAGACAGCATTGGAAAATGTAATATga
- the MBD1 gene encoding methyl-CpG-binding domain protein 1 isoform X1: MAEDWLDCPALGPGWKRREVFRKSGATCGRSDTYYQSPTGDRIRSKVELTRYLGPACDLTLFDFKQGILCYPAPKPQPIAVPSRKRKKPSRPAKTRKRQVGPQKGEVRREAPGDETKADANTAPTSLPAPGCCENCGISFSGDGTRRQRLKTLCKDCRAQRIAFNREQRMFKRVGCGECAACRVTEDCGACSTCLLQLPHDVASGLFCKCEQRRCLRIVERSRGCGVCRGCQTREDCGRCRVCLRPPRPGLRRQWRCVQRRCLRHLAHRLRRHHQRCQRRPPLAVAPPAGKRSRRRGGCDSKMAARRRPPRTQPLPPVPPSQPPESPELHPRALAPSPPAEFIYYCVDEDELQPYTNRRQNRKCGACAACLRRMDCGHCDFCCDKPKFGGSNQKRQKCRWRQCLQFAMKRLLPSVWAGSEDGAGPPPPYSRRKRPGSARRPRLGQILKASLTTPTARSGRAQTPVKQETGSGFVLPPPGTDLVFLREGASSPVQVPGPAAASTEALLQEAQCPGLSWVVALPQVKQEKADAQEDWTPGTAILTSPVLLSGCPSKAVDPALPPVKQEPLDPEEDKEEESKDDSASDSAPEEEAGGAGTPVITEIFSLGGTRLRDTAVWLPSLQGRQSGREDGCKVWETEDTLARTSKSWNRRGWPRTHVSVSPPPTSMMWVSCRRSWCPSSQS; the protein is encoded by the exons ATGGCTGAGGACTGGCTGGACTGCCCAGCCTTGGGCCCTGGCTGGAAGCGCCGTGAGGTCTTTCGAAAGTCAGGTGCCACCTGTGGACGCTCAGACACCTATTACCAGAG CCCCACAGGAGACAGGATCCGAAGCAAAGTTGAGCTGACCCGATACCTGGGCCCTGCGTGCGACCTCACCCTCTTCGACTTCAAACAAGGCATTCTGTGCTATCCAGCCCCTAAG CCCCAGCCCATAGCTGTCCCTAGCAGGAAGCGGAAGAAGCCTTCACGGCCAGCCAAGACTCGGAAACGTCAGGTTGGACCCCAGAAGGGTGAGGTCAGAAGGGAGGCCCCAGGAGATGAGACCAAGGCTGATGCCAACACAGCCCCAACTTCACTCCCTGCACCTGG GTGCTGTGAGAACTGTGGAATCAGCTTCTCAGGAGATGGTACCCGAAGACAGCGGCTCAAGACATTATGCAAGGACTGCCGAG cGCAGAGAATTGCTTTCAACCGGGAGCAAAGGATGTTTAAG CGTGTGGGCTGCGGGGAGTGCGCGGCCTGCCGGGTAACCGAGGACTGCGGGGCCTGCTCCACCTGCCTTCTGCAGTTGCCCCATGATGTGGCCTCGGGGCTGTTCTGCAAGTGTGAGCAGAGACGGTGCCTGCGGATTGTGGAAAGG AGCCGAGGGTGTGGAGTATGCCGGGGCTGTCAGACCCGAGAGGACTGTGGCCGTTGTCGAGTCTGCCTTCGCCCTCCCCGCCCTGGTCTCAGGCGCCAGTGGAGGTGTGTCCAGAGGCGCTGCTTACGG CACCTTGCCCACCGTCTCCGTCGCCACCATCAGCGATGTCAACGACGCCCTCCCCTagctgtggctccccctgct GGTAAACGTAGCCGCCGCAGGGGAGGCTGCGACTCCAAGATGGCTGCCCGGCGGCGCCCCCCGCGAACCCAGCCACTGCCTCCAGTTCCCCCATCACAGCCTCCAGAGTCCCCAGAGCTG CACCCCAGAGCCCTGGCCCCCTCGCCACCTGCCGAGTTCATCTATTACTGTGTAGACGAGGACGAGCTA caGCCTTACACGAACCGTCGGCAGAACCGCAAGTGTGGGGCCTGTGCAGCCTGCCTACGCCGGATGGACTGTGGTCACTGCGACTTCTGCTGTGACAAGCCCAAATTTGGGGGCAGCAACCAGAAGCGCCAGAAGTGTCGTTGGCGCCAATGCCTGCAGTTTGCCATG AAGCGGCTGCTGCCTAGTGTCTGGGCAGGATCTGAGGATGGGGCAGGGCCGCCCCCACCTTACTCTCGTCGAAAGAGACCTGGCTCTGCTCGACGGCCCCGTCTGGGCCAGATACTGAAGGCCTCCTTGACCACACCCACAGCCCGATCAGGCCGTGCCCAGACTCCAGTGAAACAGGAAACAGGCAGTGGCTTTGTGCTACCCCCACCTGGCACCGACCTTGTGTTCTTACGGGAAGGTGCAAGCAGTCCTGTGCAGGTGCCTGGCCCTGCTGCAGCTTCCACAGAAGCCCTGTTGCAG GAGGCCCAGTGCCCTGGCCTGAGTTGGGTTGTGGCCTTACCCCAGGTGAAGCAAGAGAAGGCGGATGCCCAGGAAGACTGGACACCGGGCACAGCCATCCTGACTTCTCCTGTATTGCTGTCTGGCTGCCCCAGCAAG GCAGTagacccagccctgccacctgtgAAGCAAGAGCCACTGGACCCTGAGGAGGACAAGGAAGAAGAGAGCAAGGATGACTCCGCCTCCGACTCGGCcccagaggaggaggcaggaggggctggcACACCCGTG ATCACGGAGATTTTCAGCCTGGGTGGAACCCGCCTCCGGGACACAGCAGTCTGGTTGCCAAG TCTGCAGGGCAGGCAATCGGGAAGGGAAGATGGATGTAAAGTGTGGGAGACGGAGGACACTTTGGCGCGCACGAGCAAGAGCTGGAACCGGCGAGGATGGCCTAGAACCCATGTCAGTGTCTCACCACCTCCAACTTCGATGATGTGGGTGTCCTGCAGAAGAAGCTGGTGCCCTTCATCACAGAGTTAA
- the MBD1 gene encoding methyl-CpG-binding domain protein 1 isoform X34 has translation MAEDWLDCPALGPGWKRREVFRKSGATCGRSDTYYQSPTGDRIRSKVELTRYLGPACDLTLFDFKQGILCYPAPKPQPIAVPSRKRKKPSRPAKTRKRQVGPQKGEVRREAPGDETKADANTAPTSLPAPGCCENCGISFSGDGTRRQRLKTLCKDCRAQRIAFNREQRMFKRVGCGECAACRVTEDCGACSTCLLQLPHDVASGLFCKCEQRRCLRIVERSRGCGVCRGCQTREDCGRCRVCLRPPRPGLRRQWRCVQRRCLRGKRSRRRGGCDSKMAARRRPPRTQPLPPVPPSQPPESPELPYTNRRQNRKCGACAACLRRMDCGHCDFCCDKPKFGGSNQKRQKCRWRQCLQFAMKRLLPSVWAGSEDGAGPPPPYSRRKRPGSARRPRLGQILKASLTTPTARSGRAQTPVKQETGSGFVLPPPGTDLVFLREGASSPVQVPGPAAASTEALLQVKQEKADAQEDWTPGTAILTSPVLLSGCPSKAVDPALPPVKQEPLDPEEDKEEESKDDSASDSAPEEEAGGAGTPVITEIFSLGGTRLRDTAVWLPRAGNREGKMDVKCGRRRTLWRARARAGTGEDGLEPMSVSHHLQLR, from the exons ATGGCTGAGGACTGGCTGGACTGCCCAGCCTTGGGCCCTGGCTGGAAGCGCCGTGAGGTCTTTCGAAAGTCAGGTGCCACCTGTGGACGCTCAGACACCTATTACCAGAG CCCCACAGGAGACAGGATCCGAAGCAAAGTTGAGCTGACCCGATACCTGGGCCCTGCGTGCGACCTCACCCTCTTCGACTTCAAACAAGGCATTCTGTGCTATCCAGCCCCTAAG CCCCAGCCCATAGCTGTCCCTAGCAGGAAGCGGAAGAAGCCTTCACGGCCAGCCAAGACTCGGAAACGTCAGGTTGGACCCCAGAAGGGTGAGGTCAGAAGGGAGGCCCCAGGAGATGAGACCAAGGCTGATGCCAACACAGCCCCAACTTCACTCCCTGCACCTGG GTGCTGTGAGAACTGTGGAATCAGCTTCTCAGGAGATGGTACCCGAAGACAGCGGCTCAAGACATTATGCAAGGACTGCCGAG cGCAGAGAATTGCTTTCAACCGGGAGCAAAGGATGTTTAAG CGTGTGGGCTGCGGGGAGTGCGCGGCCTGCCGGGTAACCGAGGACTGCGGGGCCTGCTCCACCTGCCTTCTGCAGTTGCCCCATGATGTGGCCTCGGGGCTGTTCTGCAAGTGTGAGCAGAGACGGTGCCTGCGGATTGTGGAAAGG AGCCGAGGGTGTGGAGTATGCCGGGGCTGTCAGACCCGAGAGGACTGTGGCCGTTGTCGAGTCTGCCTTCGCCCTCCCCGCCCTGGTCTCAGGCGCCAGTGGAGGTGTGTCCAGAGGCGCTGCTTACGG GGTAAACGTAGCCGCCGCAGGGGAGGCTGCGACTCCAAGATGGCTGCCCGGCGGCGCCCCCCGCGAACCCAGCCACTGCCTCCAGTTCCCCCATCACAGCCTCCAGAGTCCCCAGAGCTG CCTTACACGAACCGTCGGCAGAACCGCAAGTGTGGGGCCTGTGCAGCCTGCCTACGCCGGATGGACTGTGGTCACTGCGACTTCTGCTGTGACAAGCCCAAATTTGGGGGCAGCAACCAGAAGCGCCAGAAGTGTCGTTGGCGCCAATGCCTGCAGTTTGCCATG AAGCGGCTGCTGCCTAGTGTCTGGGCAGGATCTGAGGATGGGGCAGGGCCGCCCCCACCTTACTCTCGTCGAAAGAGACCTGGCTCTGCTCGACGGCCCCGTCTGGGCCAGATACTGAAGGCCTCCTTGACCACACCCACAGCCCGATCAGGCCGTGCCCAGACTCCAGTGAAACAGGAAACAGGCAGTGGCTTTGTGCTACCCCCACCTGGCACCGACCTTGTGTTCTTACGGGAAGGTGCAAGCAGTCCTGTGCAGGTGCCTGGCCCTGCTGCAGCTTCCACAGAAGCCCTGTTGCAG GTGAAGCAAGAGAAGGCGGATGCCCAGGAAGACTGGACACCGGGCACAGCCATCCTGACTTCTCCTGTATTGCTGTCTGGCTGCCCCAGCAAG GCAGTagacccagccctgccacctgtgAAGCAAGAGCCACTGGACCCTGAGGAGGACAAGGAAGAAGAGAGCAAGGATGACTCCGCCTCCGACTCGGCcccagaggaggaggcaggaggggctggcACACCCGTG ATCACGGAGATTTTCAGCCTGGGTGGAACCCGCCTCCGGGACACAGCAGTCTGGTTGCCAAG GGCAGGCAATCGGGAAGGGAAGATGGATGTAAAGTGTGGGAGACGGAGGACACTTTGGCGCGCACGAGCAAGAGCTGGAACCGGCGAGGATGGCCTAGAACCCATGTCAGTGTCTCACCACCTCCAACTTCGATGA
- the MBD1 gene encoding methyl-CpG-binding domain protein 1 isoform X6 — MAEDWLDCPALGPGWKRREVFRKSGATCGRSDTYYQSPTGDRIRSKVELTRYLGPACDLTLFDFKQGILCYPAPKPQPIAVPSRKRKKPSRPAKTRKRQVGPQKGEVRREAPGDETKADANTAPTSLPAPGCCENCGISFSGDGTRRQRLKTLCKDCRAQRIAFNREQRMFKRVGCGECAACRVTEDCGACSTCLLQLPHDVASGLFCKCEQRRCLRIVERSRGCGVCRGCQTREDCGRCRVCLRPPRPGLRRQWRCVQRRCLRGKRSRRRGGCDSKMAARRRPPRTQPLPPVPPSQPPESPELHPRALAPSPPAEFIYYCVDEDELPYTNRRQNRKCGACAACLRRMDCGHCDFCCDKPKFGGSNQKRQKCRWRQCLQFAMKRLLPSVWAGSEDGAGPPPPYSRRKRPGSARRPRLGQILKASLTTPTARSGRAQTPVKQETGSGFVLPPPGTDLVFLREGASSPVQVPGPAAASTEALLQEAQCPGLSWVVALPQVKQEKADAQEDWTPGTAILTSPVLLSGCPSKAVDPALPPVKQEPLDPEEDKEEESKDDSASDSAPEEEAGGAGTPVITEIFSLGGTRLRDTAVWLPSLQGRQSGREDGCKVWETEDTLARTSKSWNRRGWPRTHVSVSPPPTSMMWVSCRRSWCPSSQS, encoded by the exons ATGGCTGAGGACTGGCTGGACTGCCCAGCCTTGGGCCCTGGCTGGAAGCGCCGTGAGGTCTTTCGAAAGTCAGGTGCCACCTGTGGACGCTCAGACACCTATTACCAGAG CCCCACAGGAGACAGGATCCGAAGCAAAGTTGAGCTGACCCGATACCTGGGCCCTGCGTGCGACCTCACCCTCTTCGACTTCAAACAAGGCATTCTGTGCTATCCAGCCCCTAAG CCCCAGCCCATAGCTGTCCCTAGCAGGAAGCGGAAGAAGCCTTCACGGCCAGCCAAGACTCGGAAACGTCAGGTTGGACCCCAGAAGGGTGAGGTCAGAAGGGAGGCCCCAGGAGATGAGACCAAGGCTGATGCCAACACAGCCCCAACTTCACTCCCTGCACCTGG GTGCTGTGAGAACTGTGGAATCAGCTTCTCAGGAGATGGTACCCGAAGACAGCGGCTCAAGACATTATGCAAGGACTGCCGAG cGCAGAGAATTGCTTTCAACCGGGAGCAAAGGATGTTTAAG CGTGTGGGCTGCGGGGAGTGCGCGGCCTGCCGGGTAACCGAGGACTGCGGGGCCTGCTCCACCTGCCTTCTGCAGTTGCCCCATGATGTGGCCTCGGGGCTGTTCTGCAAGTGTGAGCAGAGACGGTGCCTGCGGATTGTGGAAAGG AGCCGAGGGTGTGGAGTATGCCGGGGCTGTCAGACCCGAGAGGACTGTGGCCGTTGTCGAGTCTGCCTTCGCCCTCCCCGCCCTGGTCTCAGGCGCCAGTGGAGGTGTGTCCAGAGGCGCTGCTTACGG GGTAAACGTAGCCGCCGCAGGGGAGGCTGCGACTCCAAGATGGCTGCCCGGCGGCGCCCCCCGCGAACCCAGCCACTGCCTCCAGTTCCCCCATCACAGCCTCCAGAGTCCCCAGAGCTG CACCCCAGAGCCCTGGCCCCCTCGCCACCTGCCGAGTTCATCTATTACTGTGTAGACGAGGACGAGCTA CCTTACACGAACCGTCGGCAGAACCGCAAGTGTGGGGCCTGTGCAGCCTGCCTACGCCGGATGGACTGTGGTCACTGCGACTTCTGCTGTGACAAGCCCAAATTTGGGGGCAGCAACCAGAAGCGCCAGAAGTGTCGTTGGCGCCAATGCCTGCAGTTTGCCATG AAGCGGCTGCTGCCTAGTGTCTGGGCAGGATCTGAGGATGGGGCAGGGCCGCCCCCACCTTACTCTCGTCGAAAGAGACCTGGCTCTGCTCGACGGCCCCGTCTGGGCCAGATACTGAAGGCCTCCTTGACCACACCCACAGCCCGATCAGGCCGTGCCCAGACTCCAGTGAAACAGGAAACAGGCAGTGGCTTTGTGCTACCCCCACCTGGCACCGACCTTGTGTTCTTACGGGAAGGTGCAAGCAGTCCTGTGCAGGTGCCTGGCCCTGCTGCAGCTTCCACAGAAGCCCTGTTGCAG GAGGCCCAGTGCCCTGGCCTGAGTTGGGTTGTGGCCTTACCCCAGGTGAAGCAAGAGAAGGCGGATGCCCAGGAAGACTGGACACCGGGCACAGCCATCCTGACTTCTCCTGTATTGCTGTCTGGCTGCCCCAGCAAG GCAGTagacccagccctgccacctgtgAAGCAAGAGCCACTGGACCCTGAGGAGGACAAGGAAGAAGAGAGCAAGGATGACTCCGCCTCCGACTCGGCcccagaggaggaggcaggaggggctggcACACCCGTG ATCACGGAGATTTTCAGCCTGGGTGGAACCCGCCTCCGGGACACAGCAGTCTGGTTGCCAAG TCTGCAGGGCAGGCAATCGGGAAGGGAAGATGGATGTAAAGTGTGGGAGACGGAGGACACTTTGGCGCGCACGAGCAAGAGCTGGAACCGGCGAGGATGGCCTAGAACCCATGTCAGTGTCTCACCACCTCCAACTTCGATGATGTGGGTGTCCTGCAGAAGAAGCTGGTGCCCTTCATCACAGAGTTAA
- the MBD1 gene encoding methyl-CpG-binding domain protein 1 isoform X49 gives MAEDWLDCPALGPGWKRREVFRKSGATCGRSDTYYQSPTGDRIRSKVELTRYLGPACDLTLFDFKQGILCYPAPKPQPIAVPSRKRKKPSRPAKTRKRQVGPQKGEVRREAPGDETKADANTAPTSLPAPGCCENCGISFSGDGTRRQRLKTLCKDCRAQRIAFNREQRMFKRVGCGECAACRVTEDCGACSTCLLQLPHDVASGLFCKCEQRRCLRIVERSRGCGVCRGCQTREDCGRCRVCLRPPRPGLRRQWRCVQRRCLRGKRSRRRGGCDSKMAARRRPPRTQPLPPVPPSQPPESPELQPYTNRRQNRKCGACAACLRRMDCGHCDFCCDKPKFGGSNQKRQKCRWRQCLQFAMKRLLPSVWAGSEDGAGPPPPYSRRKRPGSARRPRLGQILKASLTTPTARSGRAQTPVKQETGSGFVLPPPGTDLVFLREGASSPVQVPGPAAASTEALLQAVDPALPPVKQEPLDPEEDKEEESKDDSASDSAPEEEAGGAGTPVITEIFSLGGTRLRDTAVWLPRLRKLLAVNENEYFTELQLKEEAL, from the exons ATGGCTGAGGACTGGCTGGACTGCCCAGCCTTGGGCCCTGGCTGGAAGCGCCGTGAGGTCTTTCGAAAGTCAGGTGCCACCTGTGGACGCTCAGACACCTATTACCAGAG CCCCACAGGAGACAGGATCCGAAGCAAAGTTGAGCTGACCCGATACCTGGGCCCTGCGTGCGACCTCACCCTCTTCGACTTCAAACAAGGCATTCTGTGCTATCCAGCCCCTAAG CCCCAGCCCATAGCTGTCCCTAGCAGGAAGCGGAAGAAGCCTTCACGGCCAGCCAAGACTCGGAAACGTCAGGTTGGACCCCAGAAGGGTGAGGTCAGAAGGGAGGCCCCAGGAGATGAGACCAAGGCTGATGCCAACACAGCCCCAACTTCACTCCCTGCACCTGG GTGCTGTGAGAACTGTGGAATCAGCTTCTCAGGAGATGGTACCCGAAGACAGCGGCTCAAGACATTATGCAAGGACTGCCGAG cGCAGAGAATTGCTTTCAACCGGGAGCAAAGGATGTTTAAG CGTGTGGGCTGCGGGGAGTGCGCGGCCTGCCGGGTAACCGAGGACTGCGGGGCCTGCTCCACCTGCCTTCTGCAGTTGCCCCATGATGTGGCCTCGGGGCTGTTCTGCAAGTGTGAGCAGAGACGGTGCCTGCGGATTGTGGAAAGG AGCCGAGGGTGTGGAGTATGCCGGGGCTGTCAGACCCGAGAGGACTGTGGCCGTTGTCGAGTCTGCCTTCGCCCTCCCCGCCCTGGTCTCAGGCGCCAGTGGAGGTGTGTCCAGAGGCGCTGCTTACGG GGTAAACGTAGCCGCCGCAGGGGAGGCTGCGACTCCAAGATGGCTGCCCGGCGGCGCCCCCCGCGAACCCAGCCACTGCCTCCAGTTCCCCCATCACAGCCTCCAGAGTCCCCAGAGCTG caGCCTTACACGAACCGTCGGCAGAACCGCAAGTGTGGGGCCTGTGCAGCCTGCCTACGCCGGATGGACTGTGGTCACTGCGACTTCTGCTGTGACAAGCCCAAATTTGGGGGCAGCAACCAGAAGCGCCAGAAGTGTCGTTGGCGCCAATGCCTGCAGTTTGCCATG AAGCGGCTGCTGCCTAGTGTCTGGGCAGGATCTGAGGATGGGGCAGGGCCGCCCCCACCTTACTCTCGTCGAAAGAGACCTGGCTCTGCTCGACGGCCCCGTCTGGGCCAGATACTGAAGGCCTCCTTGACCACACCCACAGCCCGATCAGGCCGTGCCCAGACTCCAGTGAAACAGGAAACAGGCAGTGGCTTTGTGCTACCCCCACCTGGCACCGACCTTGTGTTCTTACGGGAAGGTGCAAGCAGTCCTGTGCAGGTGCCTGGCCCTGCTGCAGCTTCCACAGAAGCCCTGTTGCAG GCAGTagacccagccctgccacctgtgAAGCAAGAGCCACTGGACCCTGAGGAGGACAAGGAAGAAGAGAGCAAGGATGACTCCGCCTCCGACTCGGCcccagaggaggaggcaggaggggctggcACACCCGTG ATCACGGAGATTTTCAGCCTGGGTGGAACCCGCCTCCGGGACACAGCAGTCTGGTTGCCAAG gcTACGTAAACTCTTAGCAGTAAATGAAAATGAGTATTTTACCGAACTGCAATTGAAAGAAGAAGCCTTAtag